TGGACGACGACGGCACGCACCACCAGCGCACCTTCGACGAGCTCGCCCGCCGCTCCGACCAGGTGGCCGCGTGGTTGGCATCCCGGGGTGTCCGTCGCGGCGAGACGGTGCTGCTCATGCTGAACAACCAGGTGGAGCTGTGGGAGGCGATGCTCGCGATCATGAAGCTCGGCGGGGTCATCGCCCCGACCACGACCGCGCTCGGCACCGTCGACCTCGGCGACCGCATCGAGCGCGCCGCCATCCGGCACGTCATCGTCGGAGCGGCGGATGCCGACAAGTTCGACGACCTGCCCGAGGGCCTCGGCCGCATCGTGGTGGGCGGCACCCACGACGGATGGGCCAGCTACGACGACGCCTTCGCCACGGAGGCCGAGCCGGCCCGGCATCCGGGAACCACCGCCGATGACCGCCTGCTGCTGTACTTCACCTCCGGCACCACCTCGAAGCCCAAGCTCGTCGAGCACACGCACGCGTCGTACCCCGTGGGCCACCTCAGCACGATGTACTGGCTGGGCCTTCAGCCGGGCGACGTGCACCTCGCCATCAGCTCGCCCGGGTGGGCCAAGCACGCGTGGAGCCTGTTCTTCGCGCCGTGGATCGCGGGGGCGACCGTGCTCGCGCTGAACTACTCGCGGTTCTCGGCGGAGCGGCTGCTGGCCGAGCTCGAGGCCGACTGGGTGACGACGTTCTGCGCCCCGCCGACGGTGTGGCGCATGCTCATCCAGGCCAACCTCACCGGCCGTCGCGGGGCCCTCCGCGAGGTCGTGTCGGCGGGCGAGCCGCTGAACCCCGAGGTGATCGCGTCGGTCAAGCGCGCGTGGGGTCTCGACATCCGAGACGGATACGGGCAGACCGAGATGACCGCGGTCGTCGCCAACACCCCGGGCGCCCCGCTCGTGCCCGGCTCGATGGGACGCCCTCTGCCGGGCTGCCCCGTCGTGCTGGTCGACCCCGTCACCGGTGTGCGTGCCGACGAGGGCGAGATCTGCATCGACCTCACCGAACGCCCGGTGAACCTCATGACCGGGTACGTGGGGGATGCCGAGCGCAACGACGAGGCCTTCGCCGACGGCCTCTTCCACACCGGTGACGTCGCCCGGCGCGACGAGACCGGAAGCATCACGTACATCGGGCGCACCGACGACGTCTTCAAGGCGTCGGACTACAAGATCAGCCCGTTCGAGCTCGAGAGCGTGCTCATCGAGCATCCCGCGGTGGTGGAGGCGGCCGTCGTCCCCGCACCCGACGAACTGCGCCTGGCCGTGCCGAAGGCGTACATCGTGCTGGCGAACGGACGCGAAGCGGGGGAGGAGACCGCCCTCGACATCCTGCGCTTCGCACGCGAGCGCCTCGCGCCGTTCCAGCGCGTGCGGCGCATCGAGTTCTTCGACCTGCCCAAGACCATCTCGGGCAAGATCCGTCGCGTCGAGCTGCGCCAGCGCGAGGAGGGCGTCGCCCGCGGGGAGATCGCTTGCGTCGAGTGGACGGATGCGGCCCTGCGGGGGTGACGTCGGCGGTGGGGCGTTGCGTCTCGTGAGGTCGCCCGTGCGAAAGACGGATGCCGCTCTGCGGAGCTGACAGTGGCGGCGGGGCGTTGCGTCTCGCGAGGTCGCCCGCGCGAAAGACGGATGCCGCTCTGCGCGGCTGACGCCGGAGGAGAGCCGTCACGCCCACGAGCTCACCGCATGCCATCCTGCGCGTACTGATGCAACCGGCAACCCCCTCGCCAACCGTCGACGCTCGTGTGAGCATCGACGCATGGATCAGGAGAAGAAGCAGCCGTTCGAGAACCCCACCGTCGACGACGAGAGCGACGCGCCCTCCCCGCAGGAGGAGCGCGCGATCGGCCGCGAGACCGAGCGCGAGATCGACCAGCTCATCAGCGGCATCGAGGGCTGACCACCTCGCGATGGACGAGGTTCTCTATCCGGGAGCCGCGTGGCGCGAGCGCTGACGGCGATGCGGGGCACGAACGCCAACTGAGCCGCGGTCACACCGGCTCGGTGGTGCGGATCAGTCCGCAGTTCACGCACGACCACGCCACGAGGAAGCGCTCGTCGTCGAGGATCTCGAAGCGCAGCGGGTCGCCGCACGTCGGGCAGCTCAGCGGATCCCGTGGGCGGGTCATCGCTCGAACGTGACGTGCACGATGCCGCTCTCCGCCACCTCCGAGCTGACGGTGTAGCCGGTGTCGAGGCCGCGCAGATCGTCCCAGAGGCGTCCGCCTCGGCCCAGGATGACGGGCCGCACCGCGACGTGGAGGCGATCGACCAGGCCGGCGGCGAGGGCTGCGCGCACGGTCGAGAGCCCGCCACCGACCCGCACGTCGGCGCCGCCCGCGAGGCCCTGCGCGCGTGCCACGGCATCCGTGATGCTCTCGGAGGAGAACTCGAAACGCGTGCCGTTGCTAAAGGTGATCGGCTCGCGTCGACGGTGGGTCAGCACGATGACGGGAACACGGAAGGGCGGCTCCTCGCCCCACCAACCACGCCAGTCGGGGTCGTCGGGGAAGGAGTGCAGGCCGAACATCGCTGCCCCCATGACCTCGGCGCCGATGCCCTCGAAGTAAGCGGTGGCGTAGCGGTCATCGACGCCGGTCGTGCCGGCGCCGGAGGTGTCGCCGAAGACGCGCTCGCGGAACGTCTTCGTCGCCATGTAGTCGGCGACGAGACGACCCCAGTCCTCGCCCATCGGGTTCTCGGGCGTGGGGTCTGCGGGCATCGCGACCCCGTCGAGCGAGATATTCAGATCGACACGGACGGCCATGGCATCCTCCGCAAAAAAATGGTGGTGATGTGCGAAGGGCGTCTCGGGGGCTGAGAGCGGCTCTTCGCCGGCGTTTCACTCTAGGCCGGGCAGGTCTTCTTCGCGTGAGCACCCACTCTGCATCGCGCCTGCGATAATCCGAGCATGCATCAGCTCGAAGATTCGCCGCCGCGTCGCTCCCGCGAGCAGCTCGAGGCGTGGGTGAAGGAGTTCGAGGACAACGAGCACTGCATCGCAGGGTCCCTCACCGTCGCGCCGCAGGAAGATGCGGACAGTGCCGACACCGGCCTCGTCATCCTGCGCCTGCGCAACGCCTCGATGTCGGTCTACATTCAGCCGCGCAGCTACGACGACCCCATCTGGGAGCTGACCCTGTCGGCGCAGCCTCACGACCTGTCGATGACGGTGCACGACATCGCAAGCCTCGCCGCCGAGTACGTCGTCGCCAGCAACCTCTGCACGTTCTTGCAGTGGAAGTCGCTGGAGTGGGATCGCGAGAGCGGTCAGCGCGCCGCCTGACCGCCGTCGTGTGGCGTCAGCGGTAGTTCGTGAACTGCAGGTCGACGTCGAGGTCGGCGGCCTTCAGCAGGCGCTGCACCTCCTGCAGGTCGTCGCGGGACTTCGACTGCACGCGCAGCTCGTCGCCCTGGATCTGCGACTTCACGCCCTTGGGGCCCTCGTCGCGGATGATCTTGCCGATCTTCTTCGCGTTCTCCTGCGAGATGCCCTCCTTCAGCGTGGAGGTGATGCGGTATTCCTTACCGCTGGCGACGGGCTCGCCGCTCTCGAGGCTCTTCAGCGAGATCCCGCGCTTGATGAGCTTGGTCTGGAAGACGTCGAGCACGGCGTTGGCGCGCTCCTCGGAGTTCGCCTTGATGACGATCGACTCGCCGCTCCACGCGATGGAGGCGTCGGTGCCCTTGAAGTCGTAGCGCTGCTCGACCTCTTTGTGGGCCTGGTTGAGCGCGTTGTCGGCTTCCTGCCGGTCGATCTTGGACACGATGTCAAATGAGCTGTCGCTTGCCATGACAGCAGTCTACAGCCGCGGAATTACGCGGATCTTGGTGTGCGCCCTGGGGGCCCTCCTGACGCGAAGTAAAAGTATCCAAGGTTGACCAGAGGGTGAAGCAATGTGTGTGGACGGCGTAGTCCTCCGCGAACGGTCGAGGTGATACCAAACTCCAGCTTGGCGACTCAGAGCCAGTCGGACGCCAAAGAGCAGACGACGTTGGGGGCGTATTTGAGATGCTTTGCCGAGGGCAGTCAAATAGCAGGAGAAAACCGACGAGTCCGATCGAGGCCGTTTCGCGTCCCCGACACACCAGGGCGGCTTCTGCCGTCCAACGACCGTGGTCACCTGTAGCCTTTGCCTGATTATCTGGGGGGAATGCAATGCCGAAGGTGACCAAAGAGGTCCGCTTTTACACGACTGTTGTCGACTTTGCGGCGACCGCGACCGCGCCCGCTCACACCAAGACGGTGGGGCCAGACTTCTGGACCAAGCTCCTTCTCAAGCTTGAAGGCATTTCCGATCCGGCTCATCGAACCGGCAGGCTTGGGGGACGCCAGTACTACGGCGCAGTCAAGCGCCCTGCCAGCCCTCCCATCGATCATCTGCAGGTCGGACGCATCCGCGATCTTTCGGAGCACATCGAAGAAACCGATCTCGATACTGGCAACGTGACACCCCTCGTTCTTCCTGGCAACCGACGGGTTTCGGAGCCGACGTTTGTGGTGCCGTTCGACCTATCTGCTCGGGTCGCTATCATGAGCCCGGGTCGCGCGACCCGTCACGAATCCATCGCGTCCTGGTTGACCTACGTTTTGGGCTGGGCGACTAAAGGCCGATCGCTTCGATTCCAACCAATTGTCGATGAGGATGCGCTGGAGCGCTTGCTCGCCTCGAAGGGGGCCGTGGGCGTGGAATTCGCTTTAGACGCTGACCGCCCCTTGCCCAAGGGTGACGACCTTCCGCTTCTCGACGCCGTCGAAACAACGCGCGCGCAGGGGCCTTCTACGGGAACTTTCTACGTCGGATGGTCGCTCGGTCGTGGGAATGGCACTGCCGCAGACAAAAATCTGATGAAGAAGATTGCTGAACGTATGACCACCGATCGACTCGCTCGACGGGCTGAGGTCAACATGATCGTTGAGGGCGATGACGGTAAGGTCCGGCACGAAACCCACAACATGTTTGAAGATCAGGTCACCCAGAAGGCGAGTTGGCAGGTTAGTCCAGACAAGCTGTCGACGACGGAGGACGTCCTCGCGGCCATCTCCACAGCCATCCAGGGGTTCCACAACCGCAATGTCTGAGGTACCTCCTAGTCTTCAGAGTCGGAGGACGTAGGCGTGGGTAGAAGATTTGGATCGTTCCTGTTGGACCATCCAGGCATCGTTACGGTCATCATCGTTCTGGCGGTGGTGGCTCAGGCAGTTGCCTCTTTCTGGGTGCCTGTGGTCGCTCCTGGGCAAATCTTCTTGCCGCTCGCCGAAGCGGAGCGGTCGACTGCTGTCGCAGACCTCGCCCTCGGGGTCGCCGGAGTCGC
The DNA window shown above is from Microbacterium proteolyticum and carries:
- a CDS encoding AMP-binding protein, with translation MIPTDASATARYRAARDELLAARTDPIRAAEFAWPRFEGQFNWAIDWFDPMARGNDAPALIVVDDDGTHHQRTFDELARRSDQVAAWLASRGVRRGETVLLMLNNQVELWEAMLAIMKLGGVIAPTTTALGTVDLGDRIERAAIRHVIVGAADADKFDDLPEGLGRIVVGGTHDGWASYDDAFATEAEPARHPGTTADDRLLLYFTSGTTSKPKLVEHTHASYPVGHLSTMYWLGLQPGDVHLAISSPGWAKHAWSLFFAPWIAGATVLALNYSRFSAERLLAELEADWVTTFCAPPTVWRMLIQANLTGRRGALREVVSAGEPLNPEVIASVKRAWGLDIRDGYGQTEMTAVVANTPGAPLVPGSMGRPLPGCPVVLVDPVTGVRADEGEICIDLTERPVNLMTGYVGDAERNDEAFADGLFHTGDVARRDETGSITYIGRTDDVFKASDYKISPFELESVLIEHPAVVEAAVVPAPDELRLAVPKAYIVLANGREAGEETALDILRFARERLAPFQRVRRIEFFDLPKTISGKIRRVELRQREEGVARGEIACVEWTDAALRG
- a CDS encoding dihydrofolate reductase family protein — encoded protein: MAVRVDLNISLDGVAMPADPTPENPMGEDWGRLVADYMATKTFRERVFGDTSGAGTTGVDDRYATAYFEGIGAEVMGAAMFGLHSFPDDPDWRGWWGEEPPFRVPVIVLTHRRREPITFSNGTRFEFSSESITDAVARAQGLAGGADVRVGGGLSTVRAALAAGLVDRLHVAVRPVILGRGGRLWDDLRGLDTGYTVSSEVAESGIVHVTFER
- a CDS encoding YajQ family cyclic di-GMP-binding protein, giving the protein MASDSSFDIVSKIDRQEADNALNQAHKEVEQRYDFKGTDASIAWSGESIVIKANSEERANAVLDVFQTKLIKRGISLKSLESGEPVASGKEYRITSTLKEGISQENAKKIGKIIRDEGPKGVKSQIQGDELRVQSKSRDDLQEVQRLLKAADLDVDLQFTNYR